DNA from Cyprinus carpio isolate SPL01 chromosome B3, ASM1834038v1, whole genome shotgun sequence:
TCATTTGAAATGGAGCAATCATTTTTGTTGATCTGAATAGCCTAaaccaatttgtcaaataaatcacTCTTTCTGCAAAACCTTAAACATATTCAGGCAGAGACAAAATTGCCTGTGACTAGATGAAGTCCTCTGGCTGGACTCAGCTCTAATACATGATCCTGAGGGAGAATCATCTttctgttctttgtgtgtgtgtgtgtgtgattgcaaaATGTTTActacatacaataaaaaatggtTGTAACTACATGCCCTGGACACTGTGCACTCATTTTTGATTAGTCTAATGAATCATCTGTAGTGTGTGAAATGAATAAGAATCGGTTGTTTGTTGGTCCGGGGAACAAACTCTCAGGGGAGAGTCATGGGTTCTGTAAAACTAGTAATAAGATTTGAATTTGATGTGATGGTTTTGAGAAATATGTTTCAGCATTTCAGAAAAACGAATAACTTTGTTCCTACTCCTTTTTTTTATTCCTACAGCTTTTGCAGTTCATAGAGTAGATTTGCAGATTTAAGCTAAAGTTTACTTTAATTACAAGAAAAGGTAAATAAGTTTGTGTTTTACTAAACTTAAATTGCAAGTCAGTGGGTGTggtaacaaaaacacatttggatgaattttgttttgtgatttcacTGTCCAACCACTACTCAAAACACATGATAATCAAGATTTAATCAAATCAGGGCTGTAAAGATATCGTCTGTTTtcataaatgtgcattatttttatatggaTTGTGAGAGCAGTCAATGAGTGTGTCCTGTGGAAATCACACAGGGTTCAAGTCTGAAgtatactttaatttttattcacaCTTGGATATACATACAGTGTATGTGTAGAGCCAAATTTTTATACCAGTgttgcaccaaaatgaaaataaaaactgttaataaacCTAAccataaagtttattttaaggcCATTTATGGGAATCCCCACAGCTGTTAACTGTGATTGGATGAGGGGAAAAATGGGCTAGTTTTCATTCCTTTTGGGCGGCTTTTAAGTCAGGAATTTTTCTGAGACCTGTCAACCCTGCTTACACTTCCGTGATCactcactgactgactgacttaCTCACTGACTGACTGCCCACACCCTTCCATATTCGCAGAGATTTTGGTAAGTTCCTGGTTcctatatatatttctttatttaatatgatATCTCATTTTTTTGGAGTCAATTGTTTTGGATGCTTATGATGTATAAGATTGTATGTTAGACTGTAGTATGTGAGACGATTGGTATGGAGCCCCAAACATGCCATAAGTGGGAATATATATCATGGACACAAATTAAGAATTCCcatgacttattaatttgttccctcattttagtaaaTCATGGTGATGTtgtacttaattttaatttaaatcaaaatgagtAAGCAAATAGGTACAATGTGGCAATGATTTACTAAAACTAGGAAACAATTAAGTCATGGGAGCAAATTCTTggcacaatttaactaaaatgagggacctaattcttaatttgtgactgaaataaatgtatttctgtctCCATGTCATATAAACAGGGCTCTGTAGATTGGCCCAGTGATGTTGGCCTGTTTGAATGCTGATAGCTCAAAACCACggacatatttaattatattattttgtgtaattttaatgtaCTTCATTAGATTTATTAGGATGTTATTTAATTAAGCTGCATTCATTTTAGCCATATTCGTGCTGAAACAAAAGAATGATATTTTAGTCAGTTTAAACAGGTTTTCCAAAACCAGCCTGACCAGATGACAGGTGCCCAAAACCAACCTGtctgacaagatttttttttttttcacagattacATTGTTCTTGAAGAGAAGACTAATTATGCAAATAGATATATTGGACACAGGGAATTACATTTGGTGCAGAGAGGAAAGTTATATCGATTTAATTCTTCTGCTACATGctgaagaaaatataaaactggataaaaatatccatataaaagaaatggaaaaggaGCTCTTCAGAgacttaattaataatattttaaaaataaccaatgATGAAAAAAATTCCTACCAACAAAAAATACTACTATTAACAAAAAATGATGGCCAACAAAAAAATGATGGCCAACAAAaaattaatgagaaatgttttatggattttatttttctgcaaaatgctgaaaaaaacataaaaatgatgaaaaatagcCATATAAAAGAAAGGGCATATGCcctcttaaataatttaaaaaataaagattttaggaCTAAAAATAAAATCGGAAACTTGTacttatttataaataacaattttatcaTTAGCACTTCAGGtgcaataaaaacatatattggGTTCACACAAGATGGTACTTTGGTAGCAGTTCAGTGTGGAGATAAAAACCCCAAAAATTGGTCATATTTCATAAAtgaatttaatagtttaaaaaatgctAAGCTGGAgagcaaaaacataattaaatatgtgACCTTAGAAGAGGacataaatcatatttatattgcAGTAAATCTTTGGGATTTCTATCTagatgaatttattaaaaatcatgaaaatcaggcagcaatagaacaaaaaaaaaaaatagtggaggGGATGCTTCTTGGCCTTCGAGATCTTCACCAGGCCGAAGTGATACATGGTGATATAAACCCTAGAAATATCATCATAggtatgaaatgtattttctttattttcataaaatatttcattactttCTCAGTATGTCATAATATTATACTGTCTATAtcatattatatgtaaaattaaaatgctatTCTCAAcagattctgaagaaaatgttagACTAATTGGCTTTGGAAGAAACAACAAACTGAAGGAGGAAGAAACAACTGCCAATACAGAGAGAGCAGGTATCCAAGAGAATGATTCTACAAAGAGCTCTGACATCAAGGTTTGTGAAATATACAGCAGATTAtcataatgaaactaaaaatgtttagccaaagaaaaatattatatattctacaTGGAGTCTACAAATATATATTCAGcttgtcatgtgatctcaacacaACAAGCATTTAGCACGACTTTATGCAGAATAAAGCATCTTCACAAGTGATAAAATGTTTACCTAGAATTGAATTGAAGtcactttatttaaatgcatctgccaaatgcatgattGTTAATGTACATCAGCCTGTTCTTCACAGTCTGCTCCATTTCTTGCAGGCTGCTGGGATGATGGTGTACTACATCCTCTCTGGTGGGAAACATCATTGTGACACGCAGAATGATGAGCTAGATATTGAAGCCCAGGATCTCATAGACTGGATGATCAACAAACAACCAGCCATTGATAAGGTCCTAAAACACCCTTATTTCTGGGATAAAAAAAGGTAAGTTATAAAAGGTGTTTTATGTCTAAAAACTGTATGCTGTTCTGTGCAGTTAAAGGAAAATTCATGAATATGGTTAATTTAGtactttttcttaaaatattatattatgtatacttTTATCCTTCAATCAGATGTTCCCTAACTAACCCCCTGCATTTATACAATTTGTGCTCATGTCTTAAACTGGAAGAAAAAATACATGAATGATTAATGTTGTGCTTCATATTAATTTATGGAAAATGGATGCTTGTTCTGCTGCTAAACTTACTCtctttgctttctttttcatTCAGAAAAGAGGAAGCTCTGAGGAAAGTGGGCGATCGACCTGAAGTCCAGTGCTACACTGATATTTCAAAAGTTAGCAAAAATTGGAAAGCTGAAGAAGGCCTAAAAGGAACAGAAGCCGTCGAAAGGGCCTTCGATAGAAAGGACAAGAAAGGAcaaaaaaggtatttattttattatttgacttTGATTCTATTTCTCTCCATTACTTCACTGTCCTCACCTTCATACTCGGACATAAACAGCTCTGTacaagtctgtgtgtgtttttgcttgaTGTGCTCTTTTCTTTAGGAAAACTAAAGTTCTTGGGATACTTGGAGACAATGAGCAAGTCAAGAACGAAAACTTTCCTGAAAAGTTTTTAAAGCTTTGTGACTATGCAGAGAGCTACTCGaaagacaaaacatttattaaatggaAATCAGAGGTGGGGAGAAATATCCAACAACATAGGACTCACAAAAACAGAATATATTaactgtagtttttaaaatatttagtccAGTGTGCCAAGTTCACATCAGAAATTAATGACTTTCCTGATTATTACaacaattttgtaattgtttactAACTGAGCATTTCTTGGTGTAACACCCTTGTGTTGTGTTTGCAGCTTTCAGATGACTGGTCAGACATAGACAAAACTTGTCCGGAGGACTTAATTGGCCTGCTGCGTACTTACCGCAACAAACTGTCTCATGTGTAagacatacaaaaatacaactaaaatttgATCCAGAGCTCACTTATTTCTGTCTTTAGATAATGAATTATTACTAATGTCAAGATGGTACACTGTGTGTTTAGGCAAATTTTACAAGAATGCTAAGGGATTAAATGTTTAAAGATTAAAGAAAAAGTTgagttttgattttaatgtagTGCATTACAAGAGATTCCTTGCATAACTTTCTCTCACATTAATGTATCTCAAGTTCCATGTTAATCTAGTGGTCAGAGTGTTAATTTGACCTTGTTCTAGTCAATAAATTATAGATACACTCAGCCCAGACAAATGGCCcagtgaattacattttattctgcaCTGTTCTCACATTAATACGTCTGTGTTTTGTTTCCAGCTGGACATTCGATGAACAGATGTTCGACCGTTTTCCAGATTTTTACATCAGCTTACACAGATTGGCTACAGACATGGGCTGGGACTGTATCTGGTCTTAAGTTGAGCGAGGAGAACATCAGCACCTGTTGTGAGTGGAGATGAGAGAGCCTCTATCATGGGGACTAGAATCGTTGGGTTCTAGCTTGTCCATGGAGGGGTGAAGCGGCACATGTGTGACCCATCAAGTGTCACCACTCTCATTCTCCTTTAGAGACTCACTGCACCACCAGGGGATTTTGGAGTTTACACCGGCCTAAAACCAGTCTCAGAACCCAGTGTCTTTTCtgcttttttgtaattatataataaatataattacttaAACAGTATGTATTCCGAGAGTTTCATTTCTaaaattcagtgtttttgtgttgtattatTCTCTTTCACAGTTTTGCATGCAGTTCTAGAATAGTTTGTCGCTCAGTTCTTTTGTAAGAGTATAGATCTTCACTGAACTCCATGTGGGCACTAACTCTCAGTGCTGGAGGGACGACTGGAAAATTTCAAGGAAAGATAAAACTATCAAAGAAACATGCAGCTGTATTTTGGtttgaatcaaccatttaaagagttttttttattaatatgatttttatttggactggaaattaaaaaaatagaataactaATATAGAAATATTGCATCTAAACCATAATGTGATAATGGAACACAATAAAATTGAGCTTGTGTATAGTATTaaggaatattttaaaatattccttAATACGATAATCTTAGGAACATCTAAGTGTACTCATTTTGAGACacctaaatgttaaaaaaagcgCTAAAATGTATAAACCTGGTACCACGTGACAACACCGTGTGGCACTTTATCCTCGTGAATAGATAAACTTTGTAAGGATGTGAAGTCCTTATCTGTTTTATATGACAGTAAAAGGGAGTGCATTATTAGCTGGTGGATTGTACTGCACTTTTGGGTCAGCTGTATTTGTGTGCGTGACTGTGACGCTTGAATGTTTATGAATGCAGATTACCTGCTTGAGGATTTGTTTATAGTGACTGAAACTCTCCCAGCTGAAAGGAGTAGTAGTACCAAATCTGTCATTTACATTGTTGATACCTCGAAAATCTTGACTAGTGTTTTAACTATTTACTTTAGTTTGCCATAATTTCTGTTCTTCTGATATTGTATGCTGTCCTTTTAGGCAGCCCTCTTTTATCAAATCTGAAGGGACAAACCTggtaaaattaagattaaataataatgacgCAGGGATATTTTTAAGGCATTGTTGTGTGATTTGGTACATGCATGCTTTTTAAGCTCTGTGACATGCATTATTGTTTTTCAGAGGCTCACTTAATCATGGCATTAAGGAGTGTGAGTCGCCTGTGTGTGAACAGTCTGAGATGTGTCCTCTTTACAGCTTTCAGAGCACAGAAAACTAATGCGGCTTCTCCATTGGATCAGAACAACAGCTTGTTTATATATGTCTCTACATGTATAATGATATTATGTACACTTATGCACCTTGTGCTATTCCAGACctgtatattgtttgtttgttttttcagtggaaaaagcatttttaaaccaACTGCCCTTTGTTCTCCACTAGTTTTTCATTGTGAGATTGTGTCTGAGATGGGAGAACTTGGTGTTTTGGGACACACTGTTAAAGGTACGCACAAAATATAAGTCCCATATCAGTTAGCAGTTGATATAGTGTAGGGCTGCAtggtttattgaaataaaaactaaatatgcgttttaattcagttaatatGGCGTTCGGCCATCTAGTACTTAGTCAGGAAATGTGGAACTGATTTCTTGTTTAAAGTGTAACCATCAATACAGTACGTTTCTGTAACTCTGTTCCACTCATGAATACTTCCCTATCAAGGTTATGGCTGTGCTGGCACAAGTTACGTGGCGTACGGTCTCATCGCACATGAGGTGGAGCGAGTGGAGAGCATCTATCGCTCGGTGATGAGTGTGCAGTCCTCGCTGGTCATGCACCCCATCAATGCTTACAGAAGAAGCAGAAGGAGAAATAACTCAGACTtggtaaaactaaaaaaaaaaaaaaaaaaaaaaaaaaaaaacccaaacattcagaaaatgtttctgtgcaaaaaatcttaatggtttaTATTGTTTATCTATTGATGTTGGGCTTAATTATTGTTCATAAGATTCACCCACTATTGTCTGTGTTGTGCAGCACGAGGAGAGCTTCTAGGCTGTTTCGGACTGACAGAACCAAACCACAGCAGTGACCCAGGCAGCATGGAGACCAGGGCCAAGTACAACCCATCCAGTCGCACCGTCACCCTCACCGGCTCCAAGACTTGGTAGGTTCAGCGTCGCTCTTATGTAATGCACAAGCTTTATGAGAACAGTAAAGAATAGCAAAGTTCACAAATGCATGGAACTGCACTGATTAATTCAAGAAATCACAATCCATTTGTACAAAATGAGACGGCTAAGTAACATCCTCTGGCATTTACAAACTGTCTCCACATGGTGGTGCCAGGGGCCTTTTTAAAGATCTGCATTCTCTTAATGGACAGTTGCTGCCACTGCacagtgatgatgtatttttgtaggccatcCCTCAAGTTAGGATCACCCTGTTTCACTTGACAAACAGCCAGTAggattttccattggcttttgaatTATTGCAGAATATGGGCTCTGTAATCAAtgaaagtttatgattcttaaatgatttgttcatcatgataatcttttCAAATGAATACAGATATTACAAATTTTTGGAGCCTAAATATAAGtcagaagtaaaaaaacaaaacaaacaaaaacactacaaaccAGACTACAGTCGAATGACTTCAGTATCACCGCTGTAAGCTTCGGACAACTCTTAAAGTTTAATGAAAACTATccctgaattttttttagttaaaatcgAGTTATAAACGCAGCAAGGTTGCAGACTAGTAGAAATCTTTTCAAGATAACTAAAAGCTTATACTTAAgctcaatatattttcacattttactctacaacataaaataaatctgtaacaTCCCCTTGCAAAACCTGATTGTCTCATTAAGTGTCAAGCTCTACATGTCACTGAATATTGATTATTGTGTTCTTTTGTTGGTACCCGTGGTATCTATGCCCTGATCCTGGGCAGAGCCATCACTGGACTTCAGTCCTTCACGGTGGATGAATGAGCTGCTGTCACATCATGTCCACTGACTGCTGCTGCCTTTGACCCAAAGCCCATATAGTTCTGAATGCTTTTAAACTTTGCATTATTTACCATCACAACTGACTTGAAATTGGCAATACAATGTTCTCTGAATCTGGTAGCAGTGTTTTAATTAATGTGTGTAATTTTGAATGTCTGTACATTATGTAGTCTTTGTCAGAGATCTATTTTTGTATGCTCTAACTAGATCACAACACTCTGAATGAATGTTTGACTGCAGGTTTTTAAAGTAGATTTGTAAAGAAATTCACCAAGGATTGCACAGATGAAAAGTGCATGTTTTTGTACATTGATGTATTATAGAAAGATTTCAAAGAAGTGTTGAACAAAATAGTTTACTGCAGTTGaataaaagatgaaatattaTCGTGTTTTGCGCACTGGTTTTCATTACACAGATTGTACCGAGGGTCTCTAGGGTCTGTTATCTAATCCTAAATTTTATAATGGTGCTGTATCTTGCTATCTGTATCTATTTAGAGCAGCTCATTTGTACTAAGAAAGCCATAAAGAGAATTGGCAACAGATTAAATGAGTTTTCAATAACGAATGCTGTGGGAAAAAGCCTTAATCCTACAAAGCTCAAACCTTAGTTATTGAAACACAAATAATGCAGCTACCCAAACCACATTTGCCAGGGTTTAGAAGGAATGATAGTAAAAGACCTATAAGTAAACCATGTAATCCATCAAAAATtgattttactttactttaaatacatgtaaatacaaatcaaattagcatattaatgtgcatttgaacttttttttccattctactgttaaaaaaaaaatgttaacattttagaatgtttaaaCAGTTCCTTCTTAAGTTAaagtttaagttaaattaaacaaGCCTCTGTTACTATGCATGTATATACCATGAGTAACACACAAATCATATAAGTGTACCCCGTCTCTCATTAAGTTAATGTTTGATTGGTTTGGTTGTGTATCTAGTGCTCTGTGCTGTGCTGCAGGCCTTTATTGATGGCAGCTAGGGTTTGACTGGCTCCCTGTAGCTCCATACTCAGCTGACTGCTTCTCTCCAGCACCTCCGACAGCTCAGTGATGCTGGCCTCCATGCCCTGACTGTGCTGCTCATAATACTCAAACATCTGCTCCTTCACCTGCTGACACATCTCACTCAcctgcacagacacacagcaATAGTTCACTGAAAATCTGCTccacctcaggccatccaaggtgtagaaTTTGTTTCTTTATGAGACGAGAtgttcacaagacattaattgatggactggagtggtgtggattattgtgatgtttttatcagctgtttggactctcagtctgacggcacccattcactgcagaggttccaatggtgaacaagtgatgtaatgctacatttctccaaatgtgttctaatgaagaaacaaactcatctacatcttggatggactgaggttgagcacattttcagcaaatgttcaatttgggagaactattcctttaaatgtctaaatgtactgtgtttgcattcaaaatatatgaaagttttatatgttattttgcTTTAGGCCAGTTGTTGCTGAGCCAAGTTACATAATTATTAACAATCACTGACTTTCTCTGCATATATGcatcaaaaacataaagaatATGGTCTTAGCTCCCATGGAAACCATTTGGATGTTAAGTTCTTTCAGAAGCTTCCTATAAATATTTGTTAACCCCAAGACCATTCAAAGGATTGAGACCTTAGAAATGAGTATATGACTTgttcaaaaaaatattcatacCATAATGAATCTTCAGGCATACATCAGAttccatagaaaaaaataaacttttaaagtaataaaaaataatgaaataaagactttttttattctttttaaaatagcaaataaaaaagATCATACAACAGTGAAAACTGTTGTAAtattactgttaataataatgattagaGGTCAAAATTTGCTGATATTTTGAGAAAGTTTGGCTTAACTAAATACCAAAtcctgtttaaaaatatttcataatgtaaaatgtatcatgcatataaatatatactgctcatgtaatacatatataaaaaatacataggagcatgaaatgaaaatgtgcatacactgcatgaaaataaaatgttgcaaaattataattttatcacctttttaaatataagttttatgatATACAGATATTCTGATATATCCATTATATTTGTacatgaagagtttatttgcaaaaatagataacttttttttttaattttcaaaaatcaagattttattgttatcagtttttattgtgatttattgtgttagttagctagtagttttagtgattttctacctaatcaaaataactcaACTGCGGTTTCATTGagattaaaatgtttgaaaattgttaaaatcgGAGTTATccgtttttgcaaatgaacttcaTATGTTGGTATTATTTCAGCCAACTGCACTGACTTCTTAAAAACACAACATCAGTCAAGTACTAATGTTTCTTCTGTCTTTATCTGTTTCTTTGCATCTGTTGTAGTGTTCAG
Protein-coding regions in this window:
- the LOC109095502 gene encoding 2-5A-dependent ribonuclease-like isoform X4, with the protein product MQIDILDTGNYIWCREESYIDLILLLHAEENIKLDKNIHIKEMEKELFRDLINNILKITNDEKNSYQQKILLLTKNDGQQKNDGQQKINEKCFMDFIFLQNAEKNIKMMKNSHIKERAYALLNNLKNKDFRTKNKIGNLYLFINNNFIISTSGAIKTYIGFTQDGTLVAVQCGDKNPKNWSYFINEFNSLKNAKLESKNIIKYVTLEEDINHIYIAVNLWDFYLDEFIKNHENQAAIEQKKKIVEGMLLGLRDLHQAEVIHGDINPRNIIIDSEENVRLIGFGRNNKLKEEETTANTERAGIQENDSTKSSDIKAAGMMVYYILSGGKHHCDTQNDELDIEAQDLIDWMINKQPAIDKVLKHPYFWDKKRKEEALRKVGDRPEVQCYTDISKVSKNWKAEEGLKGTEAVERAFDRKDKKGQKRKTKVLGILGDNEQVKNENFPEKFLKLCDYAESYSKDKTFIKWKSELSDDWSDIDKTCPEDLIGLLRTYRNKLSHVWTFDEQMFDRFPDFYISLHRLATDMGWDCIWS